A window of Micromonospora eburnea genomic DNA:
GGCGGAAACCTCCACGGGACGGAGGTGGTCGTCCGCCCGCGCCGGGACTTCGACCCGCCCGCCCTGCTGTCGCTGCTCGACCTCCCCGAGGCCGCGCTGAGAGCCCGGCGCTCGCCGGAGCGGGAGCGTCATCCGGCCGCCGCGTCCACCGTCCTCACCAGCATCGGCAGTCCGCCCCGGATCCTCAACGACAGCATCGGTTCCGGCATGACCCGGTGCCCGCGCGGGATCGAGAGCCGGAACTCCCGCGCGATCATGGCCAGCACGAACACGGCCTCCATCAGACCGAGGTTGCTGCCGACACAGACGCGCGGGCCGGCGCCGAAGGGAATGTAGGCGTACCTCGGCCGGTCCCGGGCCCGAGCCGGATCGAACCGGTCCGGGTCGAACCGCTCCGGCCGCACCCAGAACTCCCGGTGACGGTGCAGGGTGTACGGCAGGATGACGACATCGGCGCCGGCCGGCACGTGGTAGCCGCCGACCAGGTCCGCCCCACGGGCGATCCGGGGCAGCAACCACACCGGCGGGTAGAGCCGCATCGCCTCCTCCACCACCATCGTCGTGTAGCGCAGGTGGTGCAGATCCTCGTAGGTGGGCAACCGCCCGCCGAGGACCTGGTCCGCCTCCTGCCGTAGCCGCTGCCGGACCTCGGGCTCCCGGTCGATGAGGTACAGGGTCCAGCCGAGGGTGCTGGCCGTGGTCTCGTGACCGGCCAGCAGCAGCGTGACCAGTTCGTCGCGGAGCCTGTCCCGCGCGACCCGCGGATCCGACTCACCGCGGGTGGACACGATGAGCCGGGAGAGCACGTCGTCCTGGCCGGCGGCCCGGCCCGCACGTTCGGCCACCAACTGGTCGACCACCCGCTGCAGTTCCCGCCGGGCACGGCGGAACCGCAGCTGACGACGCAGCGGCAGCCAGGTGGGCACCGCCCCGAGCGTGGCGAGCTCGAACATCGCCTGGTCCTGGACGGCCGCGAACTCCTCACCGATGGACCCGAAGGCGCTCAGGTCGGCATCGAGCAGGGTCCGGCCCAGCACACCCAGCGTGAGGCCGGTGAACTCGGCGACCACATCGATCGGGCCGTCGTCGCGCCGCTGCCGGAGCCGCTGCGTCAACCGCTCGGCCTCGGCGGCGATGAGGCCCGCGTGATGGGCCAGCCGCCTCGGCTGGAACGCCGGCTGGATCACCTTGCGCTGTTTGCGCCACAGCTCACCCTCGCTGGTGAGCAGGCCGTCGCCCAGGGCTCGCCGGGCGTGCACCAGGCCGATGCCCTTGCGGTAGTTGGCGGCGTTGTCGGCCAGCACGTGCTTCGCGTGCTCCGGATGGTTGAACACGTGCAGGCTCTTGTGCCCCACCGGCAGGCGGACGGCGTCGCCGTACCGGTCGACCGCGTCCGTGATCATGCCCAGCCGGTCCCGCGCCATCACCGCCAACATGCGCAGCGCGGCGTGCCGGGGCGGCCCGGGCGGCGTGCCGGGCCGTCGGTCGGACGTACTCATGTCTGCACCTCCCGGTCGGGACCGGTCGCGCCCAGCCGCCCGTGGTGGAACAGCAGGGCCTGGCCCGTGGCCGGCTGCGCGAACGAGAGCAGCCGGCCGACGACGATCGTGTGGTCGCCGCCGTCGTACCGCCGCCACCGCTCGCACTCGAACCACGCGAGCGCGTCCGCGATCATCGGCGCACCGGTACGCTCCCCGGGTACCGCGGCGATCCCCGCGAACTCCGCGGGCCCCACCGGCCGGCGCGGGTCGGCGAAGTACCGCGCCACCTCGGCGTGACCGGCCGCGAGCACCGAGATGCCGAAGACCGGGACGTTGTCGAGGCAGGCGTGCATGACGGCGCTCTTGTCGACACAGACCAGCACCAGCGGCGGATCGAGCGAGACGGAGGTGAAGGAGTTCGCCGTCATCCCGTGCGGCTGCTCGCCGCCGACGGTCACCACCGTCACGCCGGTGGCGAAGGTGCCGAACGCCCGCCGCAGCAGGCGACGCTCGGCCGGGTGCCGGCCCGTCGGCGGATCGGGCCACCCACCGTGCGGCGCGGTCATGACCCGTCCGCCCGCGCGAACGGCGCCAACGCCTGGGCCAGCGCGTCCGGCACCCGGGTGGGCAGGGTACGGGTGTTCGGCCCCCGCATGCAGGCCACCCGCTGCGTGCCCCGGGCGACCAGCGTCTCGGCGCCCGGCCCGTCGAGGCGTACGTAGTCGAAGCCGAACTCCACCTGCGTCTGTGCCAGGTCGACCAGCCGCATTCGGACGGACAACTCGTCGAAGGCGGTCAACTCGGCGAAGAACTCACAGTCGACCCGTAGCGTGAACAGTTTGAGGTCTACGCGCAGTTCGTCGAGCACCTGCGGAGCCCGCTCCTTCAGGAACAGCTCACGGCACCGGCCCTGCCAGCGCAGGTAGTTGACGTAGTAGACGTTCCCGACGAGGTTGGTCTCCTCGAACCCGACCACGTGCCGGTACTCGAAATATCGGGACATCACCGGTCCTCCCTGGTCAGCAGGCCGAACACCACCGGCTCCGGCCGGTCGCGCAGCGCCGTGACGAAGGTCGCGACGGTGTTCGCTCCGGCGGTGAGGACGACCCAGCCGGGACGCTCGACCGGCAGCACGGTGAGGCCGGCGCCGACCAGCGGCTCCCCCGCCTTCTGCAAACACTCCATGGCCACCCAGACGCGGGTGCCCGCCGTGTCGGGATCCTCGCCCCCGAACAGGGGCAGCAGTTCCTCGTACGCGCCGAGCAGACCGCGCCACTCGGCCGGTGACCGGGGCACGACCGCCTCGACGTCGCAGGCGGTCACCGTGGACGCCACCGCGCACACCGTCACGCCCGCACCGTGCGCGAACGAGACCTCCTGACCACCGTCGATCTCCGGCCGGCCGTCGACGCGGTACCGCACCGGTCGCGTCCGGCCGGTGGCGCGCGCCAGCGCCCGGGCCGACCGGGACCGGCGTACCGCCCGGACGTCGTCGTCGCCGGCGTCGTCGTCGGGCTCGACCCCGACCGCGATCTCGGCGCCGGTCAGTTCCTCGACGGACCGTTGCAGGAAGGGCCCCAGCAACGGCGCGACCCACGGTCCACGCCCGTCGTCGCGGCGCACCGCCCGCAGGTTCAGCCCCTCCCAGCGCTCGACCACGTCCCCGTCCTCGGAGCGCAACACCACGTCGTAGACGTAGGTGTCGCCGTCCCGCGCCCGCTCGGTGGCCCGGTAGCGGAACCGTCCCGGCTCGACCCCGCCGCCCGCCGTGCGGATCCGCTCGACGCTCACCGGCAGCAGGGTGGCGTTCGGGACGCAGACCTGGTTGCCGTGCATGAGCGCGTCCCGAATTCCCGGGTCGCCGAGCACCAGCGTGCCCGGGTGGAAGGGGGCGAACCAGTCGTGGTCCGTCAGCGCCAGGTCGGCGTCGACCTCGCGGGCCGCCGCATGGTGGTAGCGCAGCAGACGCTGGAACCGTCGGCCCTGGAACAGCAGACCGCCGTAGAGATCCGCCGCCGGCCGCAGCGGCACCTCCGGCAGGTCCGCCGGCACGGGCAGCGGCGGGCCGTCGGGTACGGGCGGCCCGTCGTAACGCAGCCGGGCGCGGAAGTGTTCGGCCGCGAACCGGGTCTCGCTGCTGTGGATGGCCACCTGCACCGTGTGGCTGTCCGTGGCCACCGCGGCGATCCGGATGCGGGTCGTGCCGTCGGGCGGTACGACGATCGGCCGCAGGAACCGCGCGTCCTCGATGGCCGGTGCGGACGATCGGCCGGTCAGGGCCGAGGCCACCTGGGCCATCGCCTCCATCCCGAGCACGGCGGGGAACAGCAGGTTGCCGTCGAGATGATGGTCGGGGAGATAGTGGTCGCTACCCGCGCTCAGGTCGACCTCCGTGACGAGCTCGACCCGGGGGTAGTGCACGAGCGGCCGCTCCAGGAACCGCAGGAGCGGCAGCTCCACCGGCTCGTAGCGCACCGTGTCGATGCCGGAGGTACGCCCGCTGATCACCACCACCGGCGGCACGGCCGGATCCCCGAGCAGTCGCCGCAGCAGTTCGACGCCCTGCGTGGGGGTGATCGGCGTGACGCCCTCCCGGGCCAGGCTCTCGACGACCGACAGCCGCTCGCCCATGCCCACGCCGGACCACACCGACCACTCGAGGCAGACCGCGCGGCAGCTCGGGTGCTCGTCGCCGACCGCCCGGGTCAGGTCGGCCAGCCACTCGTTGGCGGTCGCGTAGTGCGCCTCGCCCCGGAGCCCCGCCCGGCCGATGATGCTGCCGAGGGTGACCAGCAGCTTCAGGCTGCCCGGCCCGACCGCGTCCAGCACGGCCCGCAGGCCGCCGACCTTGGTGGCGAAGGCGCGCCGCATCGCCTCGACGTCGAGGTTGCCCAGCGCGGCCGGCTCGTTGGTGCCCGCCCCGTGCAGGACGGCGGTCACCGGGCCGAGCACCCGCGCGACCTCCTCGACGGCCGTACGGATCTGTGCCGGGTCGGTGACGTCGGCGCGTACGTAGTGAGCGACGACGCCGTGGTGGGCCATCCGCTCCAGGTTCGCCGCCAGCTCGGCGTCCGACGCCGGGTCCGACCTGCCGAGCAGGGCGAGCCGGGCGCCGGTCTCCGTGGCCAGGGTGAACGCGCACTCCGCCGTGATTCCCTTGCCGCCGCCGGTGACCAGCAGCACGTCCGACCCGTCAAGGGGCGGCCGGGAGTGCTCAGGGTGCACGGGCATGGCGCGCAGCATCGGCAGCCGCCGTACACCGTCGCCGTCGTAGTGCGCCTCGACGTAGTGGTCGGTGCCGCGTACCTCGCCGACGACCTGCTCGATCGCGGCGGCGGTCGGCGGCACGTGGACGATCGTGACCCGCAGGTGCGGCGCCTCCAGCCGCAGCGTCTTCGCCAGGCCGGCTGCCCCACGGTCGTGCTGCACGAGCACGAACCGGTCGACCGGGTCGCCGGCCAGCGCCGCCTGGGCGCCGCGCAGCGCGGGTTCCAGATCGGACTCCGCGCACCCGGGTGGCAGGCAGACCAGCACCCCGGAACCGACGCCGGCGTCCGCCAGCCGGCGGGCGAGGGTCGCCGCGAACGGGTGGTCCGCCGGGGCGTACGTCTGCCAGCCGCCCGGACCGAGCGGCTCGACCGGGGCCGGCGGCGGGACCGGGTCCAGGTCGACCGTCCAGGCGCGGGCCCAGCTCTCCGCCCCGGCGACGGGCGGGTCCGGCTCGGTTGTGCCCGCTCCGGCGGTCGCCCGCAGTTCCTCCAGCGTGCCGGCGAGTTCCCGTACCGAGGCGGTCGCGAAGTTCATCGGCGTACGCACCGCCGACACGCCCAGCCGCTCGGCTGCCTCGTTGACGATCTGGCCGACGGTGATGGAGCTGAGGTGCAGCTCGTCCAGGAGGCGGCTGTCCGGGCGTACCATCTCCAGCGGCAGCTCCGCCCGGCCGGCGGCCATCCGGCGCAGCAGGTCGATGGTCTCCTCCACCGGTTCGCCGCCGTCGCCCGGCGCGTGGTCCGCCGGCTCGGGGTCCGCCGGCCACGCCGGGCCGCCCGCCACGGCGACGGCGGCGCCCTGCCCACCGGCGACGTCGGCGACGGGCGCGGCCTCGCAGGGGTTGGTCAGCACCGCCGGTGGCGCGGCGGGGTCGATCGGTCGGACCAGGCGGTCCTCGAACAGCGCCCCGGGGATCTCGGTGGCCCCCCGGGTGTACGCCATCGCGACCACGCGGAGCAGGCTCGCGATCGATTCGTCGTCGGTGTCGAGCGAGACGGCCGGTACGCCGGTCGCGTCGGCGGCGAGACGGGACAGCACCCGGCCGGGGCCGACCTCCACGAACAGGTCGACGTCCTCGGCCGCGACGGCGACGGCCTGGGTGAACAGCACCGGCGCGGTGATCTGGCGGTGCAGCAGCGAGATCACGTCGCTGTCGGCGGGCAGCGGCTCGCCGGTCACGGTGGAGACGACGCGCCGGCCGACGTCGGCGAGTTCGACCCCCACCAGCGCGGCGGCGAACGCGTCGGCGGCCGGTGCGACCAGCGGTGAGTGGAACGCGTGCGAGACGGCCAGCGGAATGGCGGTGACGCCCTCGGCGGCGGCGCGCCGGCACACCTCCCGCACCGCGGCGACCTCGCCGGAGACCACTGTCTGTCCGGGGCCGTTGTATCCGCTGACCACGACCGGGAGCCCGTCGACGAACCGACCGACGATCTCCGGCGAGGCACCGATCCCCGCCATGGTTCCCGAGGCGCTGTGCCGCGCCATGGCCTCGCCCCGCGACGCGGCCAGGCGCAGCAGCGTCGCCTCGTCCGTCACGCCGGCCCAGTGCAGGGCGGTCAACTCGCCGAGGCTGTGCCCGACGGCCACGGTGGCGTCGACGCCGAGCAGCGTCAGCGCGGACAGGCCGGCGACGGACCCGGCGACGATCCGGGGCTGCGCCACCTCGGTGGCGACCGGGTCGCCGGCCGGCAGCGCCGCGAGCCGGTACGCGGAGTCCACGACCGGGAACCTGCGTCGCAACGCCCCACCACCGGCGCCCCGGCCGGACCCCTGCCCGGGGAAGAGGTAGCCGATGCGGCCCCGGCCGGCGACCCGGCCCAGGAACACCTGGTCCTCGCCCGACGCCAGGCTCTCCTGGCCCGCGTCGATGGCGTCGACGATCCTACGGAGCTGGCGTTCGGCGTCGTCCGGGTTCAGCACCACGGCGGCGGCCCGGTACGGCAGGTCGCGCAGCTCGCCGCGCAGCGTCACGGCGAGGTCGGTGAGCTGGGCGTACGAGGCGGCACCGGCGAAGGTGGCGAGCTGTTCCGCCCGCTCCCGCAGCGCCGCCCAGGACATGCCGTCCAGCACGAGAAGTTCGGCGTCCTGCATCCCGGCGGCCAGCGTGGCGGTCCGCGCGTCGAGCCGGCGTGGCCGTCGGCTCCGCTGGTTCTCCACCACCACGTGGGTGTTGATCCCACCGAAGCCCATGGCGGTGACCCCGGCCCGCAGCGGGGCGGAGTCCGGCCACGGCTCGGCGCCGGAGAGTACCCGCAGGGTGCGGTCGGCGCCGGTGAGCAGTTCGTGCGGCTCGGGGCAGCCGAGCGCCGGGGGCAGCACCTCGTGGTGCACCGCCAGCACCGCCTTGATCAGTCCAGCGACGCCCGCAGCCGCCTTGGTGTGCCCGATCATGGCCTTGATCGAGCTGATCACGGCCGGTGCCGCGGCGGGGTCGGCCGCCCGGCGGGCCTGGGACAGCGCCGACAGCTCGGTCGTGTCGCCCACCTTCGTCCCGGTGCCGTGGCCCTCGAACAGGGCGACCGTTTCCAGCCCGAACCCGGCCCGCGCGTACGCCCGTTGCAGGGCCAGCCGGTAGCCGCCGACCTCCGGCCGGGTGATGCCGCCCCGACCGTCCGAGGAGACACCCCAGCCGGCCACGGTGGCGTAGATCCGGTGGCCGGCCCGCCGCGCGTCCGGCTCGCGCATCAGCACGACCATGCCGCAGCCCTCGCCCGGCCAGAACCCGTTCGAACCGCGGTCGTACACCCGCATCTCGCCGGTGGCCAGCGCCCCCGTCTTCGCGAAGCCGATGATCTCGAAGGGGTCGATCGAGAGGTCGACCCCGCCGGCGACGACCACGTCGACGTCGCCGTCGACGAGCGACCGGCAGGCGGTGGTCACCGACAGCAGCGAAGACGAGCAGGCCCCGTCGACGGTGTACCCGCCGCCCCGGAGGTCGAAGTGGTTGCAGATGCGGCCGGCGATGGTGTTCGACAGGGCACCGGCGAGGGTGTCCTCGTCGATCGGCGGGAATGGGCGCTTGTAGTCGGCCTCGACACGGTCGAGGAGGTCCCGCACCCGCCGCTCGTCCCAGTCCAGGTCGGACAGGGCGGAGGCCAGCACGCGACGGACGTACGGCCAGCGCAGCCGCAACTGGTTGGCCCGGGAGAACTCGCCGGTGAGACTGTTGCCGACGATCACGCCGGTCCGCTCGGCGGGCAGGCCCGCGCCCATCGGGAACCCGGCGTCGGCCAGGGCCGCGGCGGCGACGTCCAGGGCCAGCCAGTGCGTCAGGTCGGTGGAGCGGTACGTGCTGCCGGCCACCTTGAAGGCGACCCGGTCGAACTCCCAGTCCTGCAACACGGCGGCGTTACGCGCGTAGAAGCGGTCCGGCGCGGCGGGGTCGGCCGACCAGTAGTCGGCGAGCCGCATCCGGGTGTCTGGCAGTCGGCGGAAGGCACGTCGGCCGGCGACGGCGTTCTCCCACAGTTCCCTGGGCGACGCCGCGTCCGGATATCGGCATGCCATGCCGACGATGGCGATCCTCGTCATCTTGGGCGAATCTCCGATCTGGTCGCGGTTGCGACCGCAGTGCTAGCGGCTGTCCGAGGCGCGGTCGTGCCCGCCGACGGCGACGGAGTCCCGGATCCAGTTCCGCCAGATCTCGTACGTCGGCGGCTCGCCGGGAAGGGACAGGCCGGGCCGGACCCGGTCGGTGACCGCCGCCGCGTCAACCGGTGATCGGCCGCAGAACAGGCGGGTGGCCACCTCGACGTGCGGCACCACGAGCCCGGCGCGTACCCGGGCCGCGGCGGCGAACGCGGACCCCTGCGCCAGATGGGCGCGGTAGGCGCCGGCGCGGCGCCACAGCTCGCGCAGTTCCGTCTCGTCGACGCCGCCGGCGTAGGTGGCGGCGAGCCCGACACCGCTGTACAGGTCGGCCCGGCGGGACTCGGCGAACGCCTCGACGAGGCGGCTGACCTGGAGCACGTCGGCACCGCCGACGAACCACAGGGCGCGGCCGATCCCCTGGTCGATGACCCGGGTGGCATAGCCGGTGTCGTCGTCGACCGGCCAGGGGAACCGCTCGTGCCGGAACTGCTCGACCACGTACTTGTGGGTGTGGAAGTACGCCTGGTGGAAGCCGTACCCGTCGAGCACGAGCCAGCGCAGCAGCGGGTCCGGGGCGTGCAGCCGGGACCACCGGAACCGGGGTAGGCGGGCCATCGCCCAGCCGATCCCGACGTACGCCATGTAGACGTGCGGGGCGCCGGGTCCGGCGAGGAACTTCTCCACCCGGCCTCCGCCGAACGGCATGGCGTCGCGGATGGCCAGCCCCATCGCCGCGCCCTCGTACGCGAAGCCGCGGAAGCGCGTCGGCACCCGCTCCAGCGCCGGTTCGAGGTCGGCGACCCGGCTCGACTCGGCGGCCTCGCCGTACCCCTCCAGGAAGGTCCGGCCGATCGTCTCGAGGAGGTGCCGCGCCTCCGGGGACCTGGTGTGGAAGCCCCGCACGCTCACCTGCGTCTCGCGTACGTCCGGCGTCAGGACGGTACGCCGCAACGAACCGATGAATCCCACTGTTACCCCTCAGGTGGTCAGCGTCGACCGGGCGGACCGGGTCCATCCGGTCCGCCTGCGGCGACGTGGGTGGCGGCGGGGCGGTCGCCCGCCGGGGATGCTCAGGACCCGGGCGCACCCGCCGGCTCGGCGTCGAAGTGCGCGCGGACCCGCCGGCGCCACACCTCGTACGCCGGTTCGCCCCGCGAGGCCGGGAGGCCGCCGACGGCGACCTCGTCGGCCAGCGCCGACGCGGCGGCGACCGGAAGGCCGGTCAGCGCCACGACGGTCTCGTCGGTGTGCGGCGGCACGGCGCCCGAGAACGTCCGCGCCCGGGCGGCGAAGACCGCGCCCTGCGCCAGGTGCGGCCGGTACCCGTCGGCGCGCCGACGCAGCGACGCCAACCCCGCCGGATCGCAGCCGCCGGCGAAGGTGGCCGCCAGGCCGACCCCGGCCCACAGGTCGGCCTGCCGTTCCGTGGCGAAGCGGTCGACCGCCGCCGCCACGTCGTCGGGGCGGCCGGCGTGGACGAACCACAGGGCCCGGCCGATCCCCTGGTCCACGGCCCGCAGGAAGTAGTCCGGCGAGCCCTCCCACGGGTACGGCCGGGGCCGCTCCCGCGCGCGCACCCACCGATCGGTGTCGAAGTAGGCGAGGTCGAAGCCGTACCCGTCGACGGCGAGCCAGCTCATCGTCGGGTGGTACGGCACTCCGGACAGGTCCGGTACGATCCGGCGCCACAGCGGCCGGGGCAGCCGCGCCATGGCGAATCCGATGCCGATGTAGTTCAGGAAGATGTGCGGGCGCCCCGGCCCGGCGAGCAGGTCCCGGGCCCGACTCGTGCGGTACATCGACATCGCGTCACGGATGGTGAACGCCATCGTGACGCCCTCGTAGGCGAAACCGCGCAGGTACGGGTCGACCAGCGCCAGTCGGCGCTCCGCCTCCCACAGGTCGCACGG
This region includes:
- a CDS encoding type I polyketide synthase → MTRIAIVGMACRYPDAASPRELWENAVAGRRAFRRLPDTRMRLADYWSADPAAPDRFYARNAAVLQDWEFDRVAFKVAGSTYRSTDLTHWLALDVAAAALADAGFPMGAGLPAERTGVIVGNSLTGEFSRANQLRLRWPYVRRVLASALSDLDWDERRVRDLLDRVEADYKRPFPPIDEDTLAGALSNTIAGRICNHFDLRGGGYTVDGACSSSLLSVTTACRSLVDGDVDVVVAGGVDLSIDPFEIIGFAKTGALATGEMRVYDRGSNGFWPGEGCGMVVLMREPDARRAGHRIYATVAGWGVSSDGRGGITRPEVGGYRLALQRAYARAGFGLETVALFEGHGTGTKVGDTTELSALSQARRAADPAAAPAVISSIKAMIGHTKAAAGVAGLIKAVLAVHHEVLPPALGCPEPHELLTGADRTLRVLSGAEPWPDSAPLRAGVTAMGFGGINTHVVVENQRSRRPRRLDARTATLAAGMQDAELLVLDGMSWAALRERAEQLATFAGAASYAQLTDLAVTLRGELRDLPYRAAAVVLNPDDAERQLRRIVDAIDAGQESLASGEDQVFLGRVAGRGRIGYLFPGQGSGRGAGGGALRRRFPVVDSAYRLAALPAGDPVATEVAQPRIVAGSVAGLSALTLLGVDATVAVGHSLGELTALHWAGVTDEATLLRLAASRGEAMARHSASGTMAGIGASPEIVGRFVDGLPVVVSGYNGPGQTVVSGEVAAVREVCRRAAAEGVTAIPLAVSHAFHSPLVAPAADAFAAALVGVELADVGRRVVSTVTGEPLPADSDVISLLHRQITAPVLFTQAVAVAAEDVDLFVEVGPGRVLSRLAADATGVPAVSLDTDDESIASLLRVVAMAYTRGATEIPGALFEDRLVRPIDPAAPPAVLTNPCEAAPVADVAGGQGAAVAVAGGPAWPADPEPADHAPGDGGEPVEETIDLLRRMAAGRAELPLEMVRPDSRLLDELHLSSITVGQIVNEAAERLGVSAVRTPMNFATASVRELAGTLEELRATAGAGTTEPDPPVAGAESWARAWTVDLDPVPPPAPVEPLGPGGWQTYAPADHPFAATLARRLADAGVGSGVLVCLPPGCAESDLEPALRGAQAALAGDPVDRFVLVQHDRGAAGLAKTLRLEAPHLRVTIVHVPPTAAAIEQVVGEVRGTDHYVEAHYDGDGVRRLPMLRAMPVHPEHSRPPLDGSDVLLVTGGGKGITAECAFTLATETGARLALLGRSDPASDAELAANLERMAHHGVVAHYVRADVTDPAQIRTAVEEVARVLGPVTAVLHGAGTNEPAALGNLDVEAMRRAFATKVGGLRAVLDAVGPGSLKLLVTLGSIIGRAGLRGEAHYATANEWLADLTRAVGDEHPSCRAVCLEWSVWSGVGMGERLSVVESLAREGVTPITPTQGVELLRRLLGDPAVPPVVVISGRTSGIDTVRYEPVELPLLRFLERPLVHYPRVELVTEVDLSAGSDHYLPDHHLDGNLLFPAVLGMEAMAQVASALTGRSSAPAIEDARFLRPIVVPPDGTTRIRIAAVATDSHTVQVAIHSSETRFAAEHFRARLRYDGPPVPDGPPLPVPADLPEVPLRPAADLYGGLLFQGRRFQRLLRYHHAAAREVDADLALTDHDWFAPFHPGTLVLGDPGIRDALMHGNQVCVPNATLLPVSVERIRTAGGGVEPGRFRYRATERARDGDTYVYDVVLRSEDGDVVERWEGLNLRAVRRDDGRGPWVAPLLGPFLQRSVEELTGAEIAVGVEPDDDAGDDDVRAVRRSRSARALARATGRTRPVRYRVDGRPEIDGGQEVSFAHGAGVTVCAVASTVTACDVEAVVPRSPAEWRGLLGAYEELLPLFGGEDPDTAGTRVWVAMECLQKAGEPLVGAGLTVLPVERPGWVVLTAGANTVATFVTALRDRPEPVVFGLLTREDR
- a CDS encoding DUF1702 family protein, translated to MGFIGSLRRTVLTPDVRETQVSVRGFHTRSPEARHLLETIGRTFLEGYGEAAESSRVADLEPALERVPTRFRGFAYEGAAMGLAIRDAMPFGGGRVEKFLAGPGAPHVYMAYVGIGWAMARLPRFRWSRLHAPDPLLRWLVLDGYGFHQAYFHTHKYVVEQFRHERFPWPVDDDTGYATRVIDQGIGRALWFVGGADVLQVSRLVEAFAESRRADLYSGVGLAATYAGGVDETELRELWRRAGAYRAHLAQGSAFAAAARVRAGLVVPHVEVATRLFCGRSPVDAAAVTDRVRPGLSLPGEPPTYEIWRNWIRDSVAVGGHDRASDSR
- a CDS encoding flavin reductase family protein, which produces MTAPHGGWPDPPTGRHPAERRLLRRAFGTFATGVTVVTVGGEQPHGMTANSFTSVSLDPPLVLVCVDKSAVMHACLDNVPVFGISVLAAGHAEVARYFADPRRPVGPAEFAGIAAVPGERTGAPMIADALAWFECERWRRYDGGDHTIVVGRLLSFAQPATGQALLFHHGRLGATGPDREVQT
- a CDS encoding DUF1702 family protein; translated protein: MPTIVGSLRRHVLAPPLRQVGFTERRFPVRSSAATRHLEAIPQAVVCGFEWGIGPCDLWEAERRLALVDPYLRGFAYEGVTMAFTIRDAMSMYRTSRARDLLAGPGRPHIFLNYIGIGFAMARLPRPLWRRIVPDLSGVPYHPTMSWLAVDGYGFDLAYFDTDRWVRARERPRPYPWEGSPDYFLRAVDQGIGRALWFVHAGRPDDVAAAVDRFATERQADLWAGVGLAATFAGGCDPAGLASLRRRADGYRPHLAQGAVFAARARTFSGAVPPHTDETVVALTGLPVAAASALADEVAVGGLPASRGEPAYEVWRRRVRAHFDAEPAGAPGS
- a CDS encoding cytochrome P450, with product MSTSDRRPGTPPGPPRHAALRMLAVMARDRLGMITDAVDRYGDAVRLPVGHKSLHVFNHPEHAKHVLADNAANYRKGIGLVHARRALGDGLLTSEGELWRKQRKVIQPAFQPRRLAHHAGLIAAEAERLTQRLRQRRDDGPIDVVAEFTGLTLGVLGRTLLDADLSAFGSIGEEFAAVQDQAMFELATLGAVPTWLPLRRQLRFRRARRELQRVVDQLVAERAGRAAGQDDVLSRLIVSTRGESDPRVARDRLRDELVTLLLAGHETTASTLGWTLYLIDREPEVRQRLRQEADQVLGGRLPTYEDLHHLRYTTMVVEEAMRLYPPVWLLPRIARGADLVGGYHVPAGADVVILPYTLHRHREFWVRPERFDPDRFDPARARDRPRYAYIPFGAGPRVCVGSNLGLMEAVFVLAMIAREFRLSIPRGHRVMPEPMLSLRIRGGLPMLVRTVDAAAG
- a CDS encoding acyl-CoA thioesterase — protein: MSRYFEYRHVVGFEETNLVGNVYYVNYLRWQGRCRELFLKERAPQVLDELRVDLKLFTLRVDCEFFAELTAFDELSVRMRLVDLAQTQVEFGFDYVRLDGPGAETLVARGTQRVACMRGPNTRTLPTRVPDALAQALAPFARADGS